DNA sequence from the Paenibacillus azoreducens genome:
CAAAAGCTGGTGCAAGGATCGCTTGGCTGTCTACAAGGTGCCCAAGATTTATGAATTCCGTGAATCTTTGCCTAAAACTTTGGTAGGCAAGGTACTCCGGCGCAAGTTGATTGAGGAGGAAAATGAAAAGCTCGTAAACCAATCCAGGGTGGATCTGTAAAGAAAATAGACTGTGTTATTGAAGCTTTTCCTTCTAATGGAAGGATTAAATCGTTGGAGGCGTATACTCTCTTCAAAGGGGGAGCGGCGATTACCAAATTGTGAACGAGCGGATGCGTTAAACGAAGGAGGTATAGCAGATGGAAATCACGTCCGGCAGCAGCTTTCCTGATCTGAAACGTCTAGAACAGGCTGCAAAAGATACATTTTGGGATTATATCGGCTGCGAAATCGTTGAAGTCAATGAAAAGGAAGTTGTCGTCGGATTCGACATTCGGCCGCATCACTTGAATCCAATCGGGATTTTGCACGGCGGTATGCATGCTTCGGCTATTGATTCCGCGATGGGGATTATCGTGATGCTGGCCCGGCCGAATACAAGCG
Encoded proteins:
- a CDS encoding PaaI family thioesterase; the protein is MEITSGSSFPDLKRLEQAAKDTFWDYIGCEIVEVNEKEVVVGFDIRPHHLNPIGILHGGMHASAIDSAMGIIVMLARPNTSAVTVGLNMNYVAPVTAGRVLVTAELIHSSRKLITTQAYARKENGDLLAFGTGTFRVLDKMSS